A single window of uncultured Methanobrevibacter sp. DNA harbors:
- a CDS encoding coenzyme F420-0:L-glutamate ligase gives MRCVGTVVRGIRTPIIKENDDLATIVVDSLMAAKESEGFEFRDKDIVAITEAVVGISEGNYVTVDDVAEDLVKKFPSKNIGVVNPILSRNRFSIILKGIARAMDKITLLTSFPADEVGNGILDEEILEKSEFNLGSVISESGYYKTFGSWIHPFTGINMIDFYRELIESEDCEVEFVFSNDIKTILDYTNDVLTCDIHTREKSTKLLKDLGANVYGLHQVLVEPVGDSGFNPDFGLLGSNKATEEKLKLFPKTGDTLVREVQKRLIDLTGKQIEVMVYGDGAFKDPVGQIWELADPVVSPAHTDGLVGTPNEIKLKYVSDNKFADLKGDELKEAIKDEIRHKAKDLVGQMITEGTTPRRLTDLIGSLCDLTSGSGDKGTPVVFIQGYFDNLAND, from the coding sequence ATGAGATGTGTTGGTACTGTTGTACGTGGTATAAGGACACCGATTATTAAGGAAAACGATGATTTGGCCACCATAGTTGTAGATTCATTGATGGCTGCAAAAGAAAGTGAAGGATTTGAATTTAGGGATAAAGATATTGTTGCAATTACTGAAGCGGTCGTAGGTATTTCAGAAGGAAATTATGTGACTGTGGATGACGTTGCCGAAGATTTGGTAAAGAAATTCCCGTCAAAAAATATTGGGGTAGTAAACCCTATTTTAAGCAGAAACAGATTTTCCATTATCCTAAAAGGTATTGCAAGAGCAATGGATAAGATTACTCTTTTAACCTCTTTCCCGGCAGATGAAGTGGGAAACGGTATTTTGGATGAGGAAATTTTGGAAAAAAGCGAATTCAATTTGGGTAGTGTTATTTCTGAAAGTGGATATTATAAGACTTTCGGCTCATGGATACATCCGTTTACCGGAATCAACATGATTGACTTTTATCGTGAATTGATTGAAAGTGAAGACTGTGAAGTTGAATTTGTCTTTTCCAATGACATCAAAACAATTCTTGATTACACTAATGATGTCTTAACATGTGATATTCACACGAGAGAAAAAAGCACAAAACTGCTTAAGGACTTAGGTGCTAATGTATATGGTCTTCATCAGGTTTTAGTTGAACCGGTTGGAGATTCAGGTTTCAACCCTGACTTTGGACTTTTAGGTTCCAACAAGGCAACTGAAGAAAAATTGAAACTTTTCCCAAAAACAGGAGATACTCTTGTAAGGGAAGTTCAAAAAAGACTCATAGACCTCACAGGCAAACAAATTGAGGTAATGGTTTACGGTGACGGTGCGTTCAAGGATCCTGTGGGACAAATCTGGGAACTTGCAGACCCTGTCGTTTCACCTGCACACACCGACGGCTTGGTTGGAACACCTAATGAAATCAAATTGAAATACGTTTCAGATAACAAATTCGCCGATTTGAAAGGCGATGAGTTAAAAGAAGCTATTAAGGATGAAATCAGACATAAGGCTAAGGACTTGGTCGGTCAAATGATTACTGAAGGAACAACTCCAAGAAGACTGACTGACTTAATCGGTTCATTATGTGATTTGACAAGCGGTTCCGGAGATAAGGGAACACCTGTCGTATTTATCCAAGGATACTTTGATAATTTAGCTAACGACTAA
- a CDS encoding CDP-glycerol glycerophosphotransferase family protein, with translation MAFKFCVVMTAYNSENYLSVAIESVINQSLDFKRNIQIIIIDDGSYDHTPDIAHYYQNKYPKNIFVLRNDENYGPSYSRNRGLGHVQAEFVNFLDSDDFITEYAFSKALDLFKKHKEIDIVSMPIYYFGSRRGGHSLNYKFEKTQVINLYEKPEYIQLSGASSFFRFSALQNYKFEEGLRVSEDPLLINQMLLDNPNIGFLDGCAYYYRKHDDQTSLIGSSTNHKSYFTSRVDRYFLALIDYALKKKSEVPKFIQHVLMYDLQWIFEIRRINHLLDRQEITVLYAKLIKILSFIDSDVIIFQKSIPGILKTHILLLKKHDVKYLADKNSVGNDKCTHFEELELNRINIDICQIEGDDLFLLGYFTTFTHEPNIQVRINDERTIPVEIISFPQRDNFSLNFNYGFNHNFKVSIPIEDGMKIEFRVDDDISIPEYSHISRLSKVSKYMLSDKFIVRDMDDSILIQKRTTSNTFKNELRAFKSIISKREEGWRTGVLLRFLYFFYYPAYKDRHIWIFMDLPYRADDNAFQLFKYAVAANDKDIDKYFAISKHDYQVQDVEIMANKYRSSSRMFKIKRLLGLGNQSSEYQKVADVGFDIAYRSIRHRLYALFAEVIVSSNPDNNIIYPFWGNFPFLSGLVKSKTVFLQHGVTKDDTSSWLNKYDKNLDMIVTVSDAERQSFIDNDYGYPADSIKVLGFPRFDKLEKLEDKKEIVVMPTWRRHYTNLSDENFMRTTFFNAFNNLLNDDDLLDFLESRGYRLVFKPHPNLYKFIHLFDRNNDVDFIDRDYSEIFNHSSLLITDYSSVFFDFAYLKKPVIYYHYGKDYHFDVESGYFDYDEMGFGPVAKTSEELRNDIISCVLHDCEMEDVYKQRVDEFFKFNDHENSKRVYEAIRKMKFNH, from the coding sequence TTGGCTTTTAAATTTTGTGTTGTGATGACTGCATACAATAGTGAAAACTATCTTTCTGTGGCCATCGAGTCTGTAATCAACCAGAGCCTTGACTTTAAACGAAATATTCAAATAATAATCATTGACGATGGAAGTTATGACCATACGCCTGATATTGCCCATTACTATCAGAACAAATATCCGAAAAATATCTTTGTTTTAAGAAATGATGAAAATTATGGGCCGTCCTATTCAAGAAACCGTGGTTTGGGTCATGTGCAGGCTGAATTCGTAAACTTCCTTGACAGTGATGATTTCATAACAGAATATGCATTCAGCAAAGCATTAGACCTGTTTAAAAAACATAAAGAAATTGACATCGTATCCATGCCAATTTATTACTTCGGATCAAGGCGTGGAGGACATTCCCTAAACTACAAATTCGAAAAGACACAGGTTATCAACCTGTATGAAAAGCCAGAATACATTCAGCTTTCTGGAGCGTCATCTTTTTTCAGATTTTCAGCTCTTCAAAACTACAAGTTCGAAGAGGGCTTGAGGGTTTCGGAAGACCCGCTTTTAATCAATCAGATGCTTTTGGACAATCCAAACATTGGATTTCTGGACGGATGTGCTTATTACTACAGAAAGCATGATGACCAAACATCTCTAATAGGTTCTTCAACCAATCACAAATCATATTTCACCTCTCGAGTGGACAGGTACTTTTTGGCATTGATAGACTATGCGCTTAAAAAGAAATCGGAGGTTCCAAAATTCATCCAGCACGTGCTTATGTATGACCTGCAGTGGATTTTTGAAATAAGAAGGATTAACCATCTTTTGGACCGCCAGGAAATCACAGTGCTTTATGCCAAATTAATCAAGATACTTTCATTTATAGATTCAGATGTAATCATTTTCCAAAAGTCAATTCCAGGAATCCTAAAGACCCATATTCTGCTTTTAAAAAAGCATGACGTCAAATATCTGGCTGACAAGAATTCCGTTGGAAATGACAAGTGCACTCATTTCGAAGAGCTGGAGCTCAACAGAATCAACATTGACATCTGCCAAATCGAAGGAGACGACCTTTTCCTATTGGGATACTTCACCACATTCACCCACGAGCCGAACATTCAGGTTAGAATCAATGACGAGCGTACAATTCCTGTTGAAATAATAAGTTTCCCTCAAAGGGACAACTTCTCACTGAACTTCAACTACGGATTCAACCATAACTTCAAGGTGTCAATTCCAATCGAAGACGGCATGAAAATCGAGTTCAGGGTCGATGATGACATATCCATTCCCGAATATTCACATATCTCAAGGCTTTCCAAAGTGTCAAAATATATGCTCTCGGACAAGTTCATAGTAAGGGACATGGATGATTCAATTTTAATCCAAAAGAGAACAACTTCAAACACATTCAAAAATGAGCTTCGAGCTTTTAAAAGCATTATATCCAAAAGGGAGGAAGGCTGGAGAACAGGTGTTCTTTTAAGATTCTTATATTTCTTCTATTATCCTGCCTACAAAGACAGGCACATCTGGATTTTCATGGACCTGCCGTATCGTGCAGACGACAATGCATTCCAGCTGTTTAAATATGCAGTTGCGGCAAACGACAAGGACATTGACAAGTATTTCGCCATTTCAAAGCATGACTATCAGGTTCAGGATGTTGAGATAATGGCAAACAAGTATCGCTCAAGCTCAAGGATGTTTAAAATCAAAAGGCTTCTCGGCCTTGGAAATCAGAGCAGCGAATACCAGAAGGTTGCTGATGTTGGTTTTGATATAGCATACCGGTCAATTCGCCACAGGCTTTATGCACTATTTGCTGAGGTAATCGTTTCATCAAACCCAGACAACAATATCATCTATCCGTTCTGGGGTAATTTCCCATTCCTTTCAGGCCTTGTAAAGTCAAAGACAGTGTTCCTGCAGCATGGGGTTACAAAGGATGACACATCATCATGGCTCAACAAGTATGACAAGAACCTTGACATGATAGTTACAGTGTCTGATGCTGAAAGGCAGTCATTTATAGACAACGATTATGGATATCCTGCAGATTCAATCAAGGTATTGGGTTTTCCAAGATTTGATAAACTTGAAAAGCTTGAAGACAAAAAGGAAATTGTTGTAATGCCTACATGGAGGCGCCATTACACAAACCTTAGTGATGAAAATTTCATGAGAACCACATTCTTCAATGCATTCAACAATCTTTTGAATGATGATGATCTGCTTGATTTTCTCGAGTCAAGGGGATACAGGCTGGTATTCAAGCCACACCCAAATCTATACAAGTTCATTCATCTGTTTGACAGAAACAATGATGTGGATTTCATTGACAGGGACTATTCGGAAATATTCAATCACTCTTCACTTTTGATAACTGACTATTCAAGCGTATTTTTCGATTTCGCATATCTCAAAAAGCCGGTAATCTATTACCATTATGGAAAGGACTATCACTTTGACGTTGAAAGCGGATACTTTGACTATGATGAAATGGGATTCGGACCTGTTGCAAAAACATCTGAAGAATTAAGAAACGACATCATATCATGCGTTTTGCATGACTGTGAAATGGAGGATGTCTATAAGCAGCGTGTGGACGAATTCTTCAAATTCAATGACCATGAAAACTCCAAAAGGGTCTATGAAGCAATCCGTAAAATGAAATTCAACCATTAA
- a CDS encoding glycosyltransferase, which translates to MKTVILIPCYNEAKTIEKVVKDFKKEMPHADIYVYDNNSTDGTDEIAKSAGAIVRYEYKQGKGNVVRAMFRELDADCYIMVDGDDTYPAVHAKELERIILNGEADMAIGDRLSSTYFEENDRPFHNTGNRVVRKFINFFFKSDLNDIMTGMRAFNYDFVKSFPIQSKGFEIETEMSVFALNNNFKISEIPIEYRDRVDGSESKLHTYRDGYKVIRMIVALVRDKRPLFFFSMLTLILLIIAGIYFFPILFKYFSTGYVVRIPTLIMIATVVIVATIIFFTGVILYVLKKQHRDDLEHHLILLNELKKK; encoded by the coding sequence ATGAAAACCGTTATCCTTATTCCATGTTACAATGAAGCAAAAACAATTGAAAAAGTAGTCAAAGACTTCAAAAAAGAAATGCCTCATGCAGACATTTATGTCTATGACAACAACTCCACAGACGGCACAGATGAAATCGCAAAAAGTGCAGGAGCTATAGTCAGATATGAATACAAGCAGGGCAAAGGGAATGTCGTAAGGGCCATGTTTCGCGAACTCGATGCTGATTGCTACATCATGGTCGACGGTGATGATACCTATCCTGCAGTCCATGCAAAGGAATTGGAAAGAATCATCCTAAACGGCGAAGCTGATATGGCTATAGGTGACAGGCTTTCATCAACCTATTTTGAGGAAAACGACAGGCCTTTCCACAATACTGGAAACAGGGTGGTCAGAAAGTTCATAAACTTTTTCTTTAAAAGCGATCTCAACGACATAATGACTGGAATGAGGGCATTCAACTATGATTTCGTCAAATCCTTCCCGATTCAGTCCAAAGGTTTTGAAATTGAAACTGAAATGAGTGTTTTTGCACTAAATAACAATTTTAAAATCAGTGAAATTCCAATTGAGTATCGTGACAGGGTTGATGGATCAGAATCAAAGCTTCATACTTATCGTGACGGTTATAAGGTTATCAGGATGATTGTGGCATTGGTACGTGATAAACGTCCGCTGTTTTTCTTTTCAATGTTAACTTTAATTCTTTTAATCATTGCAGGAATATATTTCTTCCCAATTTTATTCAAATACTTCTCAACAGGTTATGTTGTAAGAATACCTACATTGATAATGATTGCAACAGTTGTAATCGTTGCAACAATAATCTTTTTTACTGGTGTCATTTTATATGTTCTCAAAAAGCAGCACAGAGACGACTTGGAACACCATTTGATTTTATTGAATGAATTGAAAAAAAAGTAG
- a CDS encoding phosphatase PAP2 family protein has protein sequence MDFNTEIFYFINNDLSNPIFDAVLPNFTHLGGLTFLAILFIILLVITRQNIFNTRKYYGLVKLIAAAILLMFVITSVLKMAFHMPRPYMILDHVNHLGSGGVSSSSDPNSFPSGHSATTAAVATVIVLKAKDYFKNYKLVWVIMALFLVVIAFSRIYIGMHFPFDVLCGALIGMVSGVLVCRFLKV, from the coding sequence ATGGATTTTAATACAGAAATTTTTTATTTTATCAACAATGACCTGAGCAATCCGATTTTTGATGCGGTGCTTCCGAACTTCACCCATCTCGGCGGATTGACCTTTCTGGCCATTTTATTCATTATACTTCTAGTAATAACAAGACAAAACATTTTCAACACAAGAAAATACTACGGACTCGTCAAACTGATTGCAGCAGCCATTCTTTTGATGTTTGTCATTACAAGTGTGCTGAAAATGGCATTCCACATGCCAAGGCCATACATGATACTTGACCATGTAAACCATCTAGGTTCAGGCGGAGTTTCATCCTCAAGCGATCCGAATTCCTTCCCGTCAGGGCATTCCGCAACAACTGCTGCGGTTGCAACCGTAATCGTGCTCAAGGCCAAGGATTACTTTAAAAATTATAAATTGGTTTGGGTGATAATGGCTCTGTTTCTGGTTGTGATTGCATTTTCCAGAATCTATATAGGCATGCATTTCCCATTTGATGTGCTTTGCGGTGCATTGATTGGTATGGTGAGTGGTGTTCTGGTGTGCAGGTTTTTAAAAGTATAG
- a CDS encoding helix-turn-helix domain-containing protein, giving the protein MYNPFNKNIKELEYEDLEKLIENNISEGWHIEYKKVFPKPKKIANSIASFANSEGGWYIIGIKENDDEFNPFEIVGFDLETNRKPDDKIANIIKGNIEPIPYFENKIIETPENKAVLVVQVFEGYDAPYISNGSICIRVGETSMPLEIKNRYQFDKLMDKKEQYRKKINSFMDNEFYIENNYTQPYLEFYIYVNNPKHYLFEDFYSEEFFENLKENFNSNVQLLNDLGLSTSVNFDNAYASVDSYILRHIYDNDPLQTGLTLELFKEGHLKLILPFNVYDKNSLNKDYESLIYYDYYILEEYDNLRIIDLAESMLAFQTILSQYKRLLGNNNCDYELNIKYKFNNFELTTPFIDSKEYMEFIYKNKLSINLKKSINIPNIGYLKCAFQDFDVMAFTIKIIPAMGLTTHLTEVISKGYGKFIEIKFKNK; this is encoded by the coding sequence ATGTACAATCCATTTAATAAAAACATCAAAGAACTTGAGTATGAAGATTTAGAAAAACTAATTGAGAACAATATTTCAGAAGGATGGCATATAGAATATAAAAAGGTATTTCCCAAACCTAAAAAAATAGCCAACTCAATTGCATCATTTGCAAATTCCGAAGGTGGTTGGTACATCATTGGAATTAAAGAAAATGATGATGAATTCAATCCCTTTGAGATAGTGGGTTTTGATTTGGAAACCAATAGAAAACCTGATGACAAGATTGCAAATATTATTAAAGGCAATATTGAACCAATCCCTTATTTTGAAAATAAAATTATTGAAACTCCTGAAAATAAAGCTGTTTTGGTTGTTCAAGTATTTGAAGGTTATGACGCCCCATACATCAGTAATGGCAGCATCTGCATTAGAGTTGGTGAAACTTCAATGCCTTTAGAGATTAAAAATCGATATCAATTTGACAAATTGATGGATAAAAAAGAACAATATAGAAAAAAGATTAACTCCTTTATGGATAATGAATTTTACATCGAGAATAATTATACCCAACCTTATTTAGAATTTTACATTTATGTGAATAATCCTAAACATTACTTATTCGAAGATTTTTATTCTGAAGAATTTTTTGAAAATCTTAAAGAAAATTTTAATTCTAATGTGCAATTATTAAATGATTTGGGCTTATCCACATCCGTTAATTTTGATAATGCATATGCATCTGTAGATTCTTACATATTAAGACACATTTATGACAACGACCCCTTGCAGACCGGCCTTACATTAGAATTATTTAAAGAAGGGCATTTAAAATTAATTTTACCATTTAATGTCTATGATAAAAATTCATTAAATAAGGACTATGAATCATTAATTTATTATGATTACTACATTTTAGAAGAATATGATAATTTAAGAATTATAGATTTAGCAGAATCCATGCTTGCATTTCAAACCATATTATCCCAATATAAACGATTATTGGGAAATAACAACTGCGATTACGAGTTAAATATTAAGTATAAATTTAACAATTTTGAGTTAACAACACCATTTATAGATTCAAAAGAATATATGGAATTTATTTATAAAAATAAATTATCTATTAATCTTAAAAAATCAATAAATATTCCAAATATAGGTTATTTGAAATGCGCATTTCAAGATTTTGATGTAATGGCATTTACTATAAAAATTATCCCCGCTATGGGATTAACTACACATTTAACAGAGGTTATCTCAAAAGGATATGGCAAATTCATAGAAATTAAATTTAAAAACAAATAA
- a CDS encoding acyltransferase, with protein MQVTNPEQLFELKENEFIGELPTLTNSQINFNGINNILVCEEGVNLWNSRIDFNLNNSILYLSSDTHNYSVNISLHNDNICFIGKNNFFNGMTVFVLSESKNIFLGDDCFISYNVVFRTSDGHPIYNAESKRRENFAKSIYVGDHVWLGQNAFIFKGSKIGSGAVIGAGSVVSNKTINSNTTYAGAPLKLIKDNSFWIPHSVHGWNEEDISKMSVYNSELFVYDVDDSTLNFDRIENDLNSFSELDDVVSYIWSTIIVGGKNRFTIK; from the coding sequence GTGCAAGTAACAAATCCAGAGCAACTGTTTGAACTAAAGGAAAACGAGTTCATAGGCGAACTTCCAACCCTTACAAACTCACAAATCAATTTCAACGGTATCAATAACATTCTGGTTTGCGAGGAAGGGGTAAATCTGTGGAACTCCAGAATCGATTTCAATTTGAACAATTCCATTCTCTACCTTTCAAGCGATACTCATAACTATTCTGTAAACATTTCACTGCACAACGACAACATCTGCTTTATCGGAAAAAACAATTTCTTCAACGGCATGACAGTATTTGTCCTTTCGGAGTCTAAGAACATATTCCTTGGAGATGACTGTTTCATTTCATATAATGTGGTTTTCAGAACTTCAGACGGCCATCCGATTTACAATGCCGAGTCAAAAAGAAGAGAGAATTTCGCAAAAAGCATATATGTTGGAGACCATGTGTGGTTGGGTCAGAATGCATTCATATTCAAGGGTTCAAAAATCGGTTCGGGCGCTGTAATCGGTGCAGGTTCCGTGGTTTCAAACAAGACAATCAATTCAAACACTACTTATGCAGGAGCTCCCTTAAAGTTAATAAAAGACAACAGCTTTTGGATTCCTCATTCAGTTCACGGATGGAACGAAGAGGATATAAGCAAAATGTCAGTTTATAATTCAGAACTGTTCGTATATGATGTTGACGATTCTACACTGAATTTTGATAGAATCGAAAACGACTTAAACAGCTTTTCAGAGCTGGACGATGTCGTATCATATATCTGGTCCACAATAATTGTTGGCGGAAAGAACAGATTTACCATAAAATAG
- the metK gene encoding methionine adenosyltransferase encodes MSKVYRTFTSESVTQGHPDKVADIISDAILDAYMANDKNSHVACETCVTTDFCMVFGEITSNTDLSKDDIEKIIRDTIIEIGYDNPDLEFDGHSCDVANRLHAQSQDINQGVDRGDEETGAGDQGMMFGFATNETESLMPFPIDLARKLTNKLTELRESGEIPYLRPDGKAQVSVNYDENGNVLSLDAVVLSTQHDETVSDDQEKLKEDIREKLFKAVIPQELMTENTKEHINPTGKFEIGGPHGDAGLTGRKIIVDTYGGYARHGGGAFSGKDCTKVDRSACYMARYIAKNIVASGLAEKCEIQLSYAIGVAEPTSVMVDTFGTGADIGDKTFEEIVRENFKLTPDGIIETLGLRDTTYKQTAKYGHFGIEGLPWEETDKADDLAKYIKG; translated from the coding sequence ATGAGTAAAGTATATAGAACTTTTACATCTGAATCAGTAACACAAGGACACCCGGACAAGGTTGCAGACATTATATCAGATGCGATATTGGACGCATACATGGCAAACGATAAGAATTCTCACGTTGCATGTGAAACTTGTGTAACAACAGATTTTTGTATGGTATTTGGTGAAATAACTTCAAATACTGATTTATCCAAAGACGATATTGAAAAGATTATTAGAGATACTATTATTGAAATCGGTTATGATAATCCTGATTTGGAATTTGACGGTCACAGTTGTGATGTTGCAAACAGGCTCCATGCACAGTCCCAGGATATCAACCAGGGAGTTGACAGGGGAGATGAAGAAACCGGAGCGGGCGATCAAGGTATGATGTTCGGTTTTGCAACAAACGAAACAGAGTCATTAATGCCGTTCCCAATCGATTTAGCACGTAAACTCACAAACAAGCTTACAGAACTCAGGGAATCTGGAGAAATTCCATATCTAAGACCTGACGGTAAGGCACAAGTATCAGTAAACTACGATGAAAATGGAAATGTACTTTCCCTAGATGCTGTTGTCCTATCAACCCAACATGATGAAACAGTTTCTGATGATCAGGAAAAATTAAAAGAGGACATTCGTGAAAAGCTCTTCAAGGCAGTCATCCCGCAGGAATTGATGACAGAAAACACCAAAGAGCACATCAACCCAACAGGTAAATTCGAAATCGGTGGTCCTCACGGAGATGCTGGACTTACCGGTAGAAAAATCATTGTTGACACCTATGGTGGATATGCAAGACACGGTGGAGGGGCATTTTCAGGAAAAGACTGTACCAAAGTGGACAGAAGTGCATGTTATATGGCAAGATACATTGCCAAAAACATCGTTGCAAGCGGTCTTGCTGAAAAATGTGAAATCCAATTGTCCTATGCAATCGGTGTAGCCGAGCCAACATCCGTTATGGTAGATACCTTTGGAACAGGTGCTGACATTGGAGACAAGACCTTTGAGGAAATCGTTCGTGAAAACTTCAAATTGACTCCGGACGGTATCATTGAAACATTAGGTTTAAGGGACACTACTTACAAACAAACCGCTAAATACGGTCACTTCGGTATTGAAGGTCTTCCATGGGAAGAAACCGACAAGGCTGATGATTTGGCAAAATATATTAAAGGATAA
- the galU gene encoding UTP--glucose-1-phosphate uridylyltransferase GalU, with amino-acid sequence MKAVIPAAGLGTRLLPATKAQPKEMLPVYDKPTIHYVVEEALKAGIDDIMIVTGRNKRSIEDYFDKSHELEYMLQKAGKDRDLKKVRKITDLADICYVRQKDLKGLGDAVLAAERHVGDEPFAVLLGDSIVKCNSCTGHLVDVFEKYQKSTIAIREVPNEQVNKYGIISGSEIDDDIYKISKLVEKPEIGQAPTNLAIVGRYVLTPDIFDKINETEAGFNDEVQLTDAISKLDEVYGVNYHGKVFNIENRIGWLTSSIDFALDDDEFKDDLIEYMKTFMD; translated from the coding sequence ATGAAAGCAGTTATCCCAGCGGCAGGCCTAGGTACAAGATTATTGCCTGCAACCAAAGCGCAACCGAAAGAAATGTTGCCTGTTTATGACAAGCCTACCATTCATTATGTTGTTGAAGAGGCATTGAAAGCAGGAATTGACGATATCATGATTGTCACAGGCAGAAACAAAAGGTCAATTGAAGATTATTTTGACAAATCACACGAACTTGAATATATGCTTCAAAAGGCAGGAAAGGACCGTGACCTGAAAAAGGTTAGAAAAATCACCGATCTGGCAGACATCTGTTATGTAAGGCAAAAGGATTTGAAAGGATTGGGCGATGCGGTGTTGGCTGCCGAAAGACATGTGGGCGATGAGCCTTTTGCAGTGCTTTTGGGTGATTCAATCGTCAAGTGCAACTCATGCACAGGGCATCTTGTTGATGTTTTTGAAAAATACCAGAAATCCACAATTGCAATAAGGGAAGTTCCAAACGAGCAGGTAAACAAGTATGGAATCATCAGCGGGTCTGAAATTGATGATGATATCTACAAAATCAGCAAGCTCGTTGAAAAGCCGGAAATCGGTCAGGCTCCTACAAATCTTGCAATTGTTGGAAGATATGTCCTCACGCCGGACATTTTTGACAAGATTAATGAAACCGAAGCAGGATTCAACGATGAAGTGCAGCTTACCGATGCAATATCCAAGCTCGATGAGGTTTACGGCGTCAATTACCACGGCAAGGTTTTCAACATTGAAAACAGGATAGGCTGGCTTACCTCATCAATCGACTTTGCATTGGATGATGATGAATTTAAGGATGATTTGATTGAATATATGAAAACTTTCATGGATTAA
- a CDS encoding UDP-glucose/GDP-mannose dehydrogenase family protein, with product MNITVIGTGYVGLVTGACFSKMGNKVYCVDIDEEKIEGLKEGILPIFEPHLGTLVINGQKQGDLVFTTDIKEALDDTNIIFIAVGTPMADDGSANLDYIFSAASDIANNITKDSLVVIKSTVPIGTGFRVKEHIDNILKEKGSDVKIQIASNPEFLKEGKAIEDCLSPDRIVIGAESEEVFDMLKELYYPFVINHDRFVLMDVKSSEMTKYVANAMLATKISFMNEIANICEVTGADVQKVRLGIGSDKRIGYHFIYAGCGYGGSCFPKDVQALINTAQTNGYEPEILSHVEKVNKKQKLVLVNKITKRFGEDLSGMTFAMWGLAFKPGTDDVREATSLVVAEELIKRGARINAYDAQATEEFKKAIPDECLENIKFAQSRYETVDNADALILITEWKEFRTPDWQYLIEKLNKSIIFDGRNIYDKKIEEYGFELYQIGC from the coding sequence ATGAATATTACTGTTATTGGAACCGGTTATGTTGGCCTTGTTACCGGAGCATGCTTTTCTAAAATGGGAAACAAGGTCTACTGCGTAGACATTGATGAAGAAAAAATTGAAGGACTTAAAGAAGGAATTTTGCCTATTTTTGAACCTCACTTAGGTACATTGGTTATCAATGGCCAGAAACAGGGGGATTTGGTCTTTACAACTGACATTAAAGAGGCACTGGATGATACAAACATCATTTTCATTGCTGTTGGAACTCCGATGGCTGATGACGGAAGCGCAAATCTTGACTATATTTTCTCAGCAGCCTCAGACATTGCAAACAACATCACAAAGGATTCACTGGTTGTAATCAAATCAACAGTTCCGATTGGAACAGGATTTAGGGTGAAAGAGCATATTGACAATATCTTAAAGGAAAAAGGCAGTGACGTTAAAATCCAGATTGCTTCAAATCCTGAGTTTTTAAAGGAAGGAAAGGCAATCGAGGACTGCCTAAGTCCGGATCGTATTGTCATAGGTGCAGAGTCTGAAGAAGTATTTGACATGCTTAAGGAACTCTATTATCCTTTTGTAATAAACCATGACAGGTTTGTTTTGATGGACGTCAAGTCATCCGAAATGACAAAATACGTTGCAAACGCAATGCTTGCAACCAAGATATCATTCATGAACGAGATTGCAAACATCTGTGAAGTCACAGGAGCTGATGTTCAAAAGGTCAGATTAGGAATCGGTTCTGACAAAAGGATTGGATACCATTTCATCTATGCCGGATGTGGATATGGGGGAAGCTGTTTTCCAAAGGATGTGCAGGCTCTAATCAACACTGCACAAACTAACGGATATGAACCAGAAATTCTTTCACATGTTGAAAAGGTAAATAAAAAGCAAAAGCTGGTTCTTGTCAACAAGATTACAAAAAGGTTCGGAGAAGACCTTTCAGGCATGACATTCGCCATGTGGGGACTTGCATTCAAGCCCGGAACCGATGATGTAAGGGAAGCGACTTCATTGGTGGTGGCTGAAGAGCTCATAAAAAGAGGTGCCAGAATAAATGCATATGACGCTCAGGCAACCGAAGAGTTCAAAAAGGCAATTCCTGATGAATGTTTGGAAAATATCAAATTTGCACAAAGCAGATATGAAACTGTTGACAATGCAGATGCGTTGATTTTAATAACCGAGTGGAAAGAGTTCAGAACTCCTGACTGGCAGTATCTGATTGAAAAGTTAAACAAATCCATAATCTTTGACGGTAGAAATATATATGATAAAAAAATCGAGGAGTATGGGTTTGAATTGTATCAAATCGGTTGTTAA